A genomic segment from bacterium encodes:
- a CDS encoding serine hydrolase translates to MKSRLVDPAPAAHLPVVPILMLASLLLLAPTAGAADSLVPLPSQPAQTAWPSDAWPESELAPSVDAEALAAAVETIFESQPAGGPPDARAVLIVQGGEIVFERYADGFGPDSRFHSWSMAKSFVQGLVALLVRDGRLEVDAPAPVPTWSEADDPRHRLTLRQLLNMTTGLDNADGGDDPQAFVGQLLFGPNAQDMAGHAANVPFLHDPGTHWAYSTGTSAILGGIVSRLTGPGREATRAWMEKELLDPLGIKSLVAESDSRGQLVGGSHVWATARDWARLGLLYLRDGEWDGQRILPAGWVDFTRTRAPVDNNGTYGAHFWLNLPAREKQFDPLPGAPSSAFQMSGNGGQYVALVPGRDLMVLRLGEMIATDWLRMGAQMAALVAAFPAQAAP, encoded by the coding sequence GTGAAATCACGCCTTGTCGATCCGGCCCCGGCAGCCCACCTTCCTGTCGTGCCCATCTTGATGCTCGCCAGCCTGCTTCTACTCGCGCCCACGGCTGGGGCTGCCGACTCCCTGGTTCCCCTGCCCTCGCAGCCAGCGCAGACCGCCTGGCCAAGCGATGCCTGGCCGGAATCGGAACTCGCACCCAGCGTCGATGCGGAGGCCCTGGCTGCGGCGGTCGAGACGATCTTCGAGAGTCAGCCAGCCGGGGGGCCCCCGGACGCCCGCGCCGTGCTGATCGTCCAGGGCGGCGAGATCGTCTTCGAGCGCTACGCCGACGGTTTTGGCCCGGATTCGCGTTTTCATTCCTGGTCGATGGCCAAGAGCTTCGTGCAGGGCCTCGTCGCGCTCCTCGTGCGCGACGGCCGGCTCGAGGTCGACGCTCCAGCTCCGGTGCCGACCTGGAGCGAAGCCGACGACCCTCGTCACCGCCTCACCCTTCGCCAGCTGCTCAACATGACCACCGGGCTCGACAATGCAGACGGCGGCGACGACCCCCAGGCCTTCGTCGGCCAGCTCCTGTTCGGCCCGAACGCGCAAGATATGGCGGGCCACGCGGCCAACGTTCCGTTCCTGCACGACCCCGGGACCCACTGGGCTTACTCGACGGGAACCAGTGCAATCCTCGGCGGCATCGTCTCACGGCTTACGGGCCCCGGCCGCGAAGCCACCAGGGCTTGGATGGAAAAGGAGCTGCTCGACCCGCTCGGCATCAAGAGCCTCGTCGCCGAATCCGACAGCCGCGGCCAACTGGTGGGTGGCAGCCACGTCTGGGCGACAGCGCGAGATTGGGCGCGCCTTGGCCTGCTCTACCTGCGCGATGGCGAATGGGACGGCCAGCGCATCCTGCCGGCAGGTTGGGTGGACTTCACGCGCACCCGCGCACCGGTCGACAACAACGGAACCTACGGCGCCCACTTCTGGCTGAATCTTCCAGCCCGCGAAAAGCAATTCGATCCTCTGCCCGGCGCACCGAGCAGTGCGTTCCAGATGAGCGGAAACGGTGGCCAGTACGTCGCGCTCGTTCCAGGACGCGACCTGATGGTTCTGCGCCTCGGCGAGATGATCGCAACCGATTGGCTCAGGATGGGCGCCCAGATGGCCGCGTTGGTCGCCGCCTTCCCCGCACAGGCCGCGCCGTGA
- a CDS encoding sigma-54-dependent Fis family transcriptional regulator produces the protein MGEKPFPGATPVVLLASRDPEAAKWLDDAVRGDLQIRQVAPCDLGSGNAWIDAPVAIAHLREADGPGALDALLALRELPLAERVILVSDLCDVAELARGLDKLQPVAWFQDPPPAPALKRALQLAVPAQPGAGARQGQRPTKALLGVSASLREVTEEIRRIAPTQTSVLILGETGTGKELAARAVHEQSLRASGPFVAINCGALTETLLESELFGSLKGSFTGADRDRTGLFEQADGGTLFLDEIGDTTPALQTKLLRVLEEREVRAIGGSESKPVDVRIVSATHRDLPAAIESGEFRQDLYYRLNTLTLALPPLRRRRVDIPFLAQHFAEAFGEENARQITLSEDFLDALATYEFPGNVRELRNAVERAIALTGPGEDVPASALQPAQGLTAPPGGTGSGSLREQVERLEVELIRRALGANEGNKTRAAEDLGLSRVGLGKKIKRYGL, from the coding sequence ATGGGGGAGAAACCGTTTCCGGGGGCCACGCCCGTGGTCCTGCTGGCGAGCCGCGACCCGGAGGCAGCGAAGTGGCTCGATGATGCGGTCCGCGGCGATCTCCAGATCCGGCAGGTCGCCCCGTGTGATCTGGGCAGCGGAAACGCCTGGATCGACGCACCCGTGGCCATCGCCCACCTTCGGGAAGCCGACGGGCCTGGGGCACTCGACGCGCTGTTGGCGCTTCGCGAGCTACCCCTCGCCGAACGCGTCATCCTCGTATCCGATCTGTGCGACGTTGCCGAACTCGCTCGTGGGCTCGACAAGTTGCAACCGGTCGCATGGTTTCAGGACCCGCCTCCCGCACCGGCCTTGAAACGCGCATTGCAGCTGGCGGTACCCGCCCAGCCCGGTGCCGGCGCGCGCCAAGGGCAGCGTCCGACCAAGGCACTGCTCGGCGTGAGCGCCTCCTTGCGCGAAGTCACCGAAGAAATCCGGCGCATCGCGCCGACCCAGACCTCCGTTTTGATCCTCGGGGAGACAGGCACCGGCAAGGAACTCGCCGCTCGCGCCGTGCACGAGCAGAGCCTTCGGGCCAGCGGGCCCTTCGTCGCAATCAACTGCGGTGCTCTTACGGAGACGCTTCTCGAGAGTGAACTCTTCGGCTCCTTGAAGGGAAGCTTCACCGGCGCCGATCGGGATCGCACGGGCCTCTTCGAGCAGGCCGACGGCGGAACCCTCTTCCTCGACGAAATCGGCGACACCACGCCGGCGCTCCAGACGAAGCTTCTTCGGGTCCTGGAGGAGCGCGAGGTACGCGCCATCGGTGGCTCCGAATCGAAGCCCGTGGACGTGCGGATCGTTTCGGCGACCCATCGCGATCTGCCGGCTGCCATCGAGAGCGGCGAGTTCCGCCAGGATCTCTACTACCGCCTCAATACGCTGACCCTGGCGTTGCCGCCCCTGCGTCGCCGGCGGGTCGACATCCCCTTCCTCGCCCAGCATTTTGCCGAGGCCTTCGGGGAAGAGAACGCCCGGCAGATCACCCTCAGCGAAGACTTCCTCGACGCGCTTGCCACCTACGAGTTCCCGGGCAACGTGCGCGAGCTTCGCAATGCCGTCGAACGGGCGATCGCGCTCACCGGGCCGGGCGAGGATGTTCCCGCCTCGGCGTTGCAACCCGCCCAGGGCCTCACGGCGCCGCCCGGAGGCACCGGTAGCGGTAGCCTTCGTGAGCAGGTGGAGCGCCTCGAGGTAGAGCTGATTCGCCGGGCGCTCGGCGCCAACGAAGGCAACAAGACCCGCGCCGCGGAAGACCTCGGCCTCTCTCGCGTTGGCCTGGGCAAGAAGATCAAGCGCTACGGGCTGTAG
- a CDS encoding DUF2889 domain-containing protein: MSLSEPTVDAARLLARGQPVHTRTFVIEVFREDADTLRAEGEILDLRKCGFVPGAGDLQTAGFIHQMKITAWLGAGDRELHRLVVDQPKVAYEADAETTRGECCRDPAPRLQALVGTRFDAGFAARLRKVFAGPLGCSHLLTLGQLMSGVLPSSLDRERTVAPKGLSEREDGELLFKRVLTLDGLLSGDESMDLAAQLTDYHMTPSGKVGQLFDRLARQHEIHVLARVDLADNTVGALDAAERLRSWAEFGDESWSSSSERVAPLVGGPALRGFSRQILHHLSDDLEHAPLRDVLLNLGPCLIQCFAATSIRWMARLARQRNEPETREEPGDGPDMTMMGGFPDSCYLWRADGPMSKRRTTPPDTD; this comes from the coding sequence ATGAGTCTCTCCGAGCCGACCGTCGACGCGGCCCGCCTTCTCGCGCGCGGCCAGCCCGTTCACACCCGGACTTTCGTGATCGAGGTCTTCCGCGAAGACGCTGACACGCTGCGGGCGGAGGGCGAGATCCTCGACTTGCGCAAATGCGGCTTCGTACCAGGCGCGGGAGACTTGCAGACCGCCGGCTTCATCCACCAGATGAAGATCACGGCCTGGCTCGGCGCAGGAGACCGGGAACTCCACCGGCTCGTGGTCGACCAGCCCAAGGTCGCCTACGAGGCGGACGCGGAGACGACCCGCGGCGAGTGCTGCCGAGACCCGGCTCCAAGACTCCAAGCTCTCGTTGGCACGCGCTTCGACGCGGGTTTCGCCGCCAGGCTACGGAAGGTCTTCGCCGGTCCCCTTGGCTGCTCGCATCTGCTGACTCTCGGACAGCTGATGAGCGGGGTCCTTCCTTCGAGCCTTGATCGCGAGAGAACGGTCGCACCAAAAGGTCTTTCAGAACGGGAAGATGGAGAACTTCTCTTCAAGCGGGTTCTCACGCTGGATGGCCTGCTCTCGGGCGATGAGAGCATGGATCTCGCCGCCCAACTGACGGACTACCACATGACCCCCAGCGGAAAGGTCGGCCAGCTCTTCGATCGGCTCGCCCGCCAACACGAAATCCACGTCCTCGCGCGAGTGGATCTCGCAGACAACACCGTGGGGGCGCTCGATGCAGCCGAACGCCTCCGGAGCTGGGCGGAGTTTGGCGACGAAAGCTGGAGTTCTTCCTCCGAACGCGTGGCGCCCCTGGTCGGAGGGCCGGCGCTACGTGGATTCTCCCGGCAGATCCTCCACCACCTCAGCGACGACCTGGAGCACGCCCCCCTGCGAGACGTGTTGCTGAACCTCGGGCCCTGCTTGATCCAATGCTTCGCGGCCACGTCGATCCGCTGGATGGCCCGACTGGCCCGGCAACGAAACGAGCCCGAGACCCGCGAGGAACCGGGCGACGGACCCGACATGACCATGATGGGCGGCTTCCCGGACTCCTGTTACCTGTGGCGCGCCGACGGTCCGATGTCGAAACGGCGCACCACCCCACCCGACACGGACTGA